The DNA region TTTTTATGAAGAAAAAAATGTGAGGTCCTCTCCTTGAAATCTAGATGTAAGATTTGAAAATTTTACCTAAGTAGATCGTGTCAGTTTTTTTCAGTTGACTTTGGTAGTCGGTAACTTTCTATATTAATGGATGTTACTTGTGTATTAAATTTGTGCTTATGTGTTCAACCTCAAACCACAAGCTACTTTTGTTAAAACGGGATCTTGTCAACCCAAACCAAAGGTAACAGAGATACATAATGATGGACGCTATACATGCATGCAtgtatgtttatttatttattttaatgtgaGGTTCTCTTGGTAATTTATTAAGATTGGATTTCGTCAACAATATTTTGCATCTAGGGTTGTCATGCCATGCCTAGTTGGACCTTTGGTTATTAATAATccacttaattaattttgataaatatcCGTATTGAAGTTCAAAATGTGCTTTCCTCAAGTTCATTCCTACCCTAGCTCCTTCCCCTTCTGCAGGTTTCATCTTAACCTGATATGACACTTCTTGGACTCCTTTCTTCGTCGTTCTTGTACCATGTCAAAGCTTCTAGCAAATGAGCTGCATGCTACGTTAACTTGGTCTGTTGCTTCATCTTTTCATACTTGCAAGCACGTATGTAATAGGCATCTAATGTAGGATTAAGTCCACATGgactagatccaattgagtccacaAAGGTGGACTTAATCTCTATAAGGTTGGGTTTATACTTGATTAACACACACACACAACTAATTACCATTAAAATGACTAAACTCGATTAAGTGATCTAATGTTTCATTGCATATAAGGAGGGTTTGGATTAAATGGATGTGGATTCAATGTGTAGATCCAAAACATGGTTTATTAACATTGATGGGCTGTTAATGATGGATGAGCTTTGAGGATAGTTCTTATAGGATGAGATTGGTATATAAAGGATGAGACTCATGAATTAGGGCAAGGTTCTAAAGTCTCTTcaacctcttctcttcctcatcaAGAGAAAGCTAAGGATTGTCGCCAAAAACCACTCCTGTAGAAGACTTTTCCACAATAGCAGGAACTCCGACGACAAGTAAGAAGCATTAGCCTTTGCGATGGATTCAGGTCAGTCATTCATGTGCTATTGTTTCGATTTGTATTGAGCTTTATAGATTGATAGAAGCTAAATCCTATTATAAATACATCCTTTAGTTCATATATAATGTATTGCaattctaacaattggtatcagagcttaggtTTGACTTATTATCAGTTTTTAAGATGCAAGGGTAATTTTTCAACGTTTTGGCATAAATACATCAATTTTACATTCAATTCTATATGGATGAGCGAAATTGATGTATATTCATTGAATGTAGTATGGATAGATTAGGATTTAACCTTTGAATCGAGTTTTTCGCATTATCTGCGAAGAACGAGATTGGCGACGCGAGTTTAGGGCAAAAAATTATGTTTTAGAAATGGGTGTTTTCtgatatcaatcgattgggaaggttccCAATTGATTGAGAGTCATGGATTCATGAACAGAATCATCttgaatcgatccgttgatcaattaatgtttaccaatcgattggtgtaaggtttgatcgattgggatgctcaAGTTCACGAACAGAAGAGGCTGGAATTGATCAGCTAATCAATTGGtgtttaccaatcgattgacatGAGGAATCAATAGATTCAGACTGTTGATTGCGACAAGAATTCAAaggaaagcttctggatcgatcgactaatcgattagggttaccaatcgatcagtcaatcgattgaagtttgcaaaaaatcaaatagaaagctcctaaatcgatcaaccaatcgattggggttaccaattaattggtcaatcgattaaagTTCGTAAGAATCCAACAGAaagctgctggatcgatcagctaatcgattgggattcaccaattgatcagccaatcgattataTTTCACTGGGTTGTCTACAGAAggattcccgatcgatcggctgatcgattggggtggaTGAACCAACGAATAGAAGCTTTCTGGATTGATAAGTGGATTGATTCATgtgtgttcaatcgatcgatcaatcgattggcaCGCGTGTGAATCGATTCACATCCATTCTTGATCGATTAAAAGGGTGTCAATCGATTAATATccgatatcaatcgattgataactgAATTTAACTCAGTTTCCAACAATTTATTCTTGGATTCATCTTGACTCTTGCTACCTAATCGAACATATACTATCGCCAAAGCGAGAACTATTAGGGAGGCTAGGAGTATTAGTGTAGAGGGATGTATATCCATGCTAAGGATGATTGACTCAAAGGAAAATCATTTTTTATGTCGGATATATGTTTAAGGAAGCTCACtaattaagttaaacttcttGATCATGCACATAGTGTGTTAGCCCAAAGGAAGGGGTACTATGTGGCCTGTTAGAGGCATTGTGAATGATGCTAGAAAACATAAGCTAATTAAAGAAGCTCATGAATAAAGTGTCATGCACATAATgcgtcggcccaaaggaaggcaAGTTATATGGCAGATGAAGGTGATCATGAGTTACTTGGAGAGCACCAATAGCAAGTTACAATTTAGTCCAAAGACTTAATATAATATTGCACTAGGTATCTCTATGTATGCCCATATAGTTGCATGTTTTATGGGTTGCATTCTGTTATTGCACAAGATACATGCCTTATTTGTTAAATTGAGCTATATTCTTGGCTTTTATTTTGTAGTACTCTCAATGTCTGCTAATTTGAACAACATCCCCGTGCTTACTGGCACAAACTTTGGATAATGGAAAGAGCATATTACGGTTTTATTGGGCTGCATGGATCTGGACTATGCCTTTAGGCATGATCACCCTGCACCTTTAACTGATGATTCAACTGCATATCAGAAGGTGAACTTTGACAAGTGGGAGCGATCTAATCGCATAAGTCTGATGATCATGACAATGTCAATACCAGAATCATTAAGGGGTTCGATAACTAAGAAGAAGGATGCTAAAACCTTCTTTAAGGAATTAGTGAACcaattcacctcaaatgaaaaggtcgagactactACACTTCTCACGAAGTTAGTGCCCATGCGGTACACAGGGAAGGATAACATTAGGGGGTACATCATGGAGATGTCTAACCTGGTTACAAGGCTCAAGGCACTAAAGTTAGATATGTCTGAAAGTGTCCTTGTGAACCTCATCTTGATCTCTCTGCCGACacagttcactccttttaagattagTTATAATACTCAAAAGAAGAAATGGACACTAAATGAGCTTATAGCTCAGTGTGTACAGGAAGAAGAGAGATTAAGAGGTGACACATCTCAAAGTGCTCAGTATACATCCTCATCTCAATATTcaaacaagaaaaagaagagggtAATGGTAAAAGTAAGGGTAAACAACTTGCAGTGGCTGGGGCTTCAGGGCATAAAGTGCAAAAGCAACAAGATTCAAactcaacttgtttcttttgtaaaaagaaaGGTCATCTGAAGAAGGATTGCCCTAAATATGCCAACTGGCGTGCTAAGAAAGGTATACTTCTCAACTTTATTAGTTCAAAAGTTAACCTATTTACTATATCTAATaatacttggtggatagatactggtgcaactactcacataagtgtaacTATGCAGGGTTGCCTCATGAGCCGAATGCCAATTGATGCCGAAAGATTCATCTATACTGGAACGAGCAAGAAGGCAAAAGTAGAGACAATAGATGGCTTTAGAGTTTGTTTGGGGAACAATGTACTTTTGAGTTTAGAAAATACTTTTGTAGTGTCATCTTTTAAATAGAACTTAATTTATATTTCATATTTGGACAAATCCGACACTTGTTcatttgaaaatggaaaaattagtattttttgAAATTCTATCTTATGCGGTACTGATTCCTTGATTGACAAGCTATATAGATTGGGCACTGAAACTCATACAGATAATTTTGTGATACATAATATAGGTGTGAAGCATGGTATGACAAATTCGAATTCatccatgttgtggcataggcgtTTAGGACATATCTCAAAACaatgcctagaaaggttaatgtcactaGGAATTCTCAATTCTCTTGATATTTTAGATTTTGGAATCTACATTGAGTGTATCAAGGAGAAAACAACTAACAAAAGTAATAAGGGTTCAAGGCGGAGTAATGGAGTCTTAGAGCTTGTACATATGGATATATGTGGACCATTCCCTAAGGCTTCTTGGAATGGTCAATCATACTTTATAAGCTTAATGAATGATTATTCTTGATATGGATActtgtgttggaatgtatactaaaagcctagcttttgtataaaaataagaatcacattggtcaaatgtctgcatttatattaaatgcagttgtccatttaatttgtattgtagataacatggtgtgtggtgccacacagaagatcatgttatcagttcattataaattataaatagtaactcacaaccaagatggaatgggaaaaaccattggagtgattgtagtataatttggtattagtttatcttaactataaaattacactagtacactatgtgtgtattgagtatgaccatttgaggttgattctttttatactgactacataaaataacaaaccctttgttattatggatgagcgtactcttaatctcgatataaaaataagcatgtatacttagtatttatttctttaatttatcaatgggtgagatttagttcgttaaatcaataggcccgataagttgggaaatgatattatttatatggtgtgttgttgattatagtgttggtgcaacatccctcaggtcaaggttgacctggttgaccaagctgagtcttggtttgagtttagatgtttgacaataagatgttaattgaagaagagtcaagtaggtcaaggtgagtgaagccttgactgggaagtcctaactgggagtttaggcagaaggaaaatcctggtgagtgaagccaggtgaaagacctagtgagtgaagctaggcagatggaaaaccctagtgagtgaagctaggtgaaagtcctggtaagtgaagccaggtgaaagacctagtgagtgaagctaggcagatggaaaaccctagtgagtgaagctaggtgaaagtcctggtgagtgaagccaggcaagggaaaatccagatggatcaaggatgatcggacatctggtgttgggaagtccaagtaggtcaaaggattgactggatacttgcacGAGGAAtaagtaagtcaaaggattgaccggacatctgaataggaaagtccaagtaggtcaagggagtgaccggatacttggcatgacgagaaaagtccaagtgggtcaaaggaattgaccggacacttgggggAGTCtggcagtcaagggtgaccggatgctaggcatgatgtaccaacaggtcaaggatgaccggatgttggtttgggagtcttggaacttggttttgggcaaaaccaagtgtaTCGATCGATCGAAGTAGATgccggatcgatcgctggatcgatccggaaaatcagaagctcggatcgatccgtggatcgattcagatatcccaatcgatcggtggatcgattgggggttcccgcgcgataagcgccggatcgatccgtggatcgatccgattttTCCAgagataagcgccggatcgatccgtggatcgatccaaagcctccccgatcgattgggaacattggaatcgatcgggttccgaccgttggcgtcgatttaagctgcaggcgtgcgatggctgcggaagatttttcaccgattcactccagatctctcgccaactcctccacagcgctctcaaagatcagatcgccagttcttgaaggatcttggaagctttccaagtcaagaggcggatcaaaggcaagaagagaagctagggttagggttttctgtactcattgtaagctttgcgcttgtattttgtttccctttcctttcttcttgtactgagagtcttgtagggcttctccgccctcggtagttaccgaaaaggagtattttcatagtggagggtgcgtgcgtggtgtggatccttggactagtcacctcttgtgaggtggataccaagtaaaccaacctttttagcgttgtgtgatttatttctttgtattttccgctgcacatcttagaagaaacaagcaacgccgagcaaagagcacgcgacgagctattcacccccccctctagctacttttggtcctaacaagtggtatcagagcttcaccggaatcatcgccggaagggtcaagcatatcaagaaaagctagagggtgaagaagttagagcaaattcttcaagttcaagactttatcaagctcaacttcaagatgcaattccaagatgggcttggatttgacacaagggtggctccaccgtacacttccacgagcttcgattcttggaaatcaagaatcgaaaactttcttatgatggagatagagcaatggtttgctctaatggaaggatttgaagctccaacaaactccaagggcaagcttctcaagaaaagcaaatggagctcagagcaagtccaaaggtgcgatgcaaatgacaaagtgaccaagcttttggtcaatttattgccaagcaccatcctttgcaaaattggagaatttgaagatgcaaaggaattatggagcaaattggccaagcttcatgaagagatcccctccactgtacaagagcaagaagtatccagagagggtgactctttggagcaagaccaagaggaggactccgaggttgagagatgctcaacctccgaagaagaggaaatccaagaagcttcatcctcaaaggaatgcaacgaagggaacaaggagggagcatactccttgtttcatattcaagatgatgaagcctccacctctaggattgagggggagcaatccttggtgacgccggatcaagaagaaggagaagtttctacatccgggtcaagagacgaagaggaggaagaagattctacctccacaagtcaagaaaaatcaaatggaggagaatcaaggtccgatcaagaggaagcttctacctccggatccaaaggaaaagatgccacccctacaagcaaaggtataaatatttcaattaataataaaagtcatattatatgctttgagtgtagggaacatgggcactacaagagcaagtgccctaaattggccaagaagaagggccaagtggcacaaaaagacaaggtgaagcccaaggagatcatccggaacaaagaagagcaaggagcacattgtgtgtttctcttgcaatcaaaaggggcattatcggagtcaatgccctaaggggaagaagatggtcaaggctcaaggaggaagctcaagtcaagggggagcctctaaggtaaaaaggaaggtaacttttattgagcctacccctttacattatggtaaaaagcatgatagttctaacttatatcattttaatgctatttaccatgaaaatagaaagcatgatagcgttaaagaaaaacatatagcttttcatgctaaaactactacacctaaggctaggaatgtaggtaaaagtctaggcaagaactctaaggattgtagctacaagcctagaaacaaaaatgctcatgaacttaatggaaaaccaaaaactaaggacttagtgatggaaaatcaagtcttgaggtcaagacttgataaaatggaaaagaccctaaaaaggatggaaaatatcctattagggcaaaatgagcataacctaggtttaggggtacaaaagccatcaaatggccatagaggtttgggatacaaaccaaaggctaagaaggatgtgccctcttaccatagagtttcatatagttatggaacaaaccctaggtctagtggtcaagccaaaaatactagggaagtcatccctaagagtatttttgcaataaatgtgactaaggcttctaagaagtctaagaaagtcacaaacaaggtcacaagggaggctatccctagagttgacctagaaagtgtgaccaaggcctccaagaagccaaacaaggtcactaggaaggtatctagggaagttatccctagtgaatacctagagcatccaaggagcaccaataggtgttgggttcctaggagcatcttctctaccccatagatgggttagagagtgtcaactccgattagaagggtagttaacccaactttgaggaaattgacactcaaggagcattttcaaggtttttgttaacctttgaaaatgaaatggaatcattatttactccttgaaagagtaaaatgtgcctaatggtggaaaattgattttatcttaaaaaggcataaattgggaaaacctagagaaataccaagttgggattttggtatgttcttaggaaatttaaggcaatccgggccttaatttaaaagtgctactcttgtggaaaaatgaaatatgccaacatttgaggatatgcttactttcaattggcatacattaatcaagggaattagaaatgccaatttaggctttggcattttctttaagcactttagggcaatctaggtttaagttttaggattagctaagattaacgatacttagataggtaatctaggtatatcttatttatgctaaaccttgccatgattgtttgctcataatatgccatgacatcatattttatcttatgtgtattttgcattcatgacttatcatgaaaaatacaaaaataccatgtcatgccatacatacatcatgtagttataggaatctttcttttgaaagctattttattttgatgtatgccataacattatcatgcattatgtttatttccttaaaaattaaggacatatgacattagttaaacaagtggcatttgtttacaacaagtggaataaacaagtgacatttgtttaacaagtaaatcaacaagtaacatcctttgtggatgtctacctctcaaaatgcctagatagatatgcatgatccctagaatagggcaaaaccaaaatcttacatctcacaaagacctataagatgacttgtatgtgtttgcacattagatacaagtgagatgttaggatgatgaacaaaactcaagatgttgatttagtgcattcttttgagttttaggttcatcaaaacacatagttatgtgttttcccatcattgggaaagctaatgtacaagtcatgtgcattatgcccaaggaacatgatgggatattggttttgaaaatgttttaaaatattttggaaaaccttggtgaaggctatcttttgatagtaatcaccattgaatagttagacacaaacttgaagaaaacactaaagtttttgcaagttttcaagtttgtgtcaatctttgaaaatatgatgtattttcatagaaaactatttttccatgattaagtatgccctaaataatgtctacacgaaatttcatgatttttggatttttgtagaattctctaggggtttctgaagttgactgaaatggaatttcagcaactatcagagctccgatcgatccacggatcgattcagaaggcaactcttgcgaacagaag from Zingiber officinale cultivar Zhangliang chromosome 4B, Zo_v1.1, whole genome shotgun sequence includes:
- the LOC121978155 gene encoding uncharacterized protein LOC121978155: MDLDYAFRHDHPAPLTDDSTAYQKVNFDKWERSNRISLMIMTMSIPESLRGSITKKKDAKTFFKELVNQFTSNEKVETTTLLTKLVPMRYTGKDNIRGYIMEMSNLVTRLKALKLDMSESVLVNLILISLPTQFTPFKISYNTQKKKWTLNELIAQCVQEEERLRGDTSQSAQYTSSSQYSNKKKKRVMVKVRVNNLQWLGLQGIKCKSNKIQTQLVSFVKRKVI